One Thermosphaera aggregans DNA segment encodes these proteins:
- a CDS encoding ABC transporter substrate-binding protein translates to MNKKIIIVLLLLIIIAAGVLIYVYTQPAQPALAERVVIGVTDKVTDLDPSNAYDFFTWEILTNVMEGLVKYKPGTDELIPGIAESWTVSEDGAVWTFKLKQNVSFCDGRKLTADDVVRSIERVMTINGDPAWLVTDFVSNVTALDNYTVRFELATPAAFFLAVAATPPYFPVHPSYPNEIVSDATWGGAGPYCIAEFKRDEYIVLRENPYYHGEKPKTKEIVVKFYRDATSLRLALENGEVDIAWRTLRPQDYTDLERKPNLVVQSIPGTFIRYIIVNVKMSPVDNVLVRKAIAAAINRTEIASTVFYNTMSPLYSLVPAGMWGHVDAFKEAYGPGPNITLARDLLMQAGFSEENKLVIELWYTPTHYGDTEADVATLLKNQLEATGMITVQLKSAEWSTYVDNARNNRMMLSLFGWYPDYIDPDNFLTPFLMTGANKWTGSQYSNPTVDELLNQAQVLVNQSERIELYRQVQNILAEEVPFIPLLQGNLMIVYNTNVHGILIGPPMLMPYYTIYKTVP, encoded by the coding sequence TTGAATAAAAAGATAATAATAGTATTACTCCTACTTATAATTATCGCCGCGGGAGTATTAATCTACGTATACACGCAGCCAGCACAGCCTGCTCTGGCTGAAAGGGTTGTCATAGGAGTTACCGATAAAGTAACCGATCTCGACCCTTCAAACGCCTACGATTTCTTCACGTGGGAAATACTAACCAACGTGATGGAAGGCCTGGTCAAGTATAAGCCCGGCACAGATGAGCTTATCCCCGGTATCGCGGAAAGCTGGACGGTTTCAGAGGATGGTGCTGTGTGGACTTTCAAGTTGAAGCAGAATGTTTCATTCTGCGATGGGAGAAAGCTCACTGCCGATGATGTTGTTAGAAGTATTGAAAGAGTGATGACTATTAACGGGGACCCTGCGTGGCTCGTCACAGACTTTGTCTCGAACGTTACTGCCTTGGACAACTATACTGTAAGATTTGAGCTGGCAACACCTGCAGCCTTCTTCTTAGCCGTAGCCGCGACGCCTCCATACTTCCCAGTACACCCGAGCTATCCCAACGAGATAGTGAGCGATGCAACCTGGGGCGGGGCCGGACCCTACTGCATTGCAGAGTTTAAGCGTGACGAGTACATAGTGTTAAGGGAGAACCCGTACTATCATGGCGAGAAGCCGAAGACTAAGGAGATTGTTGTCAAGTTTTACAGGGATGCTACGTCCCTAAGGCTTGCCTTGGAGAACGGCGAGGTCGACATTGCTTGGAGAACCTTGAGGCCTCAAGACTACACTGACCTGGAGAGGAAGCCGAACCTTGTAGTCCAGAGCATCCCGGGCACGTTCATAAGGTACATAATTGTTAATGTGAAAATGTCCCCAGTTGACAACGTCCTGGTGAGGAAGGCCATAGCCGCTGCGATAAACAGGACTGAAATAGCGTCAACAGTCTTTTACAACACCATGAGCCCGCTCTACAGCCTGGTTCCAGCTGGAATGTGGGGGCACGTAGATGCTTTCAAAGAGGCATATGGCCCAGGCCCAAACATCACTCTCGCCCGGGATCTCTTAATGCAAGCAGGGTTCAGCGAGGAGAACAAGTTGGTGATCGAGCTATGGTACACGCCCACCCACTATGGTGACACGGAGGCTGACGTAGCCACCTTGCTAAAGAACCAGCTAGAGGCTACGGGAATGATCACCGTCCAGCTTAAGAGTGCTGAGTGGAGCACGTATGTTGACAACGCCAGGAACAACAGGATGATGCTAAGCCTGTTCGGATGGTATCCTGACTACATAGACCCGGACAACTTCCTGACGCCATTCCTGATGACAGGTGCTAACAAGTGGACAGGTTCGCAGTACTCCAACCCAACGGTGGACGAGCTACTGAATCAGGCTCAAGTACTAGTTAATCAGTCCGAGAGAATTGAACTCTACAGGCAGGTTCAGAACATCCTTGCAGAGGAAGTCCCGTTCATACCTTTACTGCAAGGAAACCTTATGATAGTCTACAATACTAATGTGCACGGGATTCTGATAGGGCCGCCTATGCTAATGCCGTACTACACGATTTACAAGACAGTTCCCTAA
- a CDS encoding ABC transporter ATP-binding protein: protein MEALRVEDLWVKYYTASGVVSAVSAVSFTMKRGEMLGVVGESGSGKSTLGFALMNMVPPPGRIVKGAVILDGRNILELGSKELRGIRGSRISMVFQDPFTTLDPLRKVSDQFVEFLMEHGLSKEEAQSRSYQLLAAVGIPERLRDAYPHQLSGGQKQRVSIAMAIALNPSIVVADEPTTALDVIVQKQIMDLMNEIRVKHNVSIMLITHDIALALERTDKILVMYGGEVMEYAGKDDLMREMFHPYTKALFASLPRISSKELPRFLKGYPPDLRNPPKGCVFNPRCEYATDKCRVEKPVLREVSPGHYASCHYAGELDAAT, encoded by the coding sequence ATGGAGGCTTTAAGAGTCGAAGACTTATGGGTTAAATACTACACTGCCAGCGGGGTTGTATCAGCGGTCTCAGCCGTCTCCTTCACCATGAAGCGCGGGGAGATGCTGGGGGTTGTAGGAGAAAGCGGTAGTGGGAAGTCAACGCTGGGTTTCGCGCTCATGAACATGGTGCCTCCTCCCGGTAGAATAGTTAAGGGAGCCGTGATTCTCGATGGGAGAAACATTCTCGAACTGGGAAGCAAGGAGCTTAGGGGGATAAGGGGTAGCAGGATATCCATGGTTTTCCAAGACCCTTTCACAACTCTTGACCCTTTGAGGAAGGTGAGCGATCAATTCGTAGAGTTCCTCATGGAGCATGGTTTATCGAAGGAGGAGGCGCAGTCTAGAAGCTACCAGCTACTCGCAGCGGTAGGGATACCTGAGAGGCTTAGGGACGCTTACCCCCACCAGCTCAGCGGGGGGCAGAAGCAGAGGGTTTCAATAGCAATGGCTATAGCCTTAAACCCTTCCATAGTGGTAGCTGACGAACCCACTACAGCCCTCGACGTTATCGTGCAGAAGCAGATAATGGATTTGATGAATGAGATAAGGGTTAAGCACAACGTGTCGATAATGCTGATAACCCACGACATCGCTCTCGCTCTTGAGAGAACTGATAAAATCCTTGTAATGTATGGTGGAGAGGTAATGGAGTATGCTGGTAAGGATGACTTGATGAGAGAAATGTTCCACCCGTACACGAAGGCCTTGTTCGCATCTCTCCCAAGGATCTCGTCTAAGGAGTTGCCTAGGTTTTTAAAAGGCTATCCGCCGGATTTAAGAAACCCTCCTAAAGGATGTGTGTTCAACCCTAGGTGTGAATACGCGACCGATAAGTGTAGAGTAGAGAAGCCTGTTTTAAGAGAGGTTTCCCCTGGACACTATGCTTCATGCCATTACGCGGGTGAGCTTGATGCCGCTACTTGA
- a CDS encoding transcriptional regulator: protein MPKNIFELAYRYVEPSIKRLIVLKLVEKNIPPIAIAEKLGVSPSLVSRYMKGERGMFLDVSKNPGIMERVEQVSEKIARGELEGVSLQIEVNKVVLKTLADKHVCGLHKLVDETVNPVTCNICPTLFAEAIK, encoded by the coding sequence TTGCCTAAAAACATTTTCGAGCTAGCATACCGGTATGTTGAACCCTCGATTAAAAGACTCATAGTGCTGAAGCTCGTAGAGAAGAATATTCCACCCATAGCTATAGCGGAGAAGTTAGGGGTTTCACCATCCCTGGTTTCAAGATATATGAAAGGAGAGAGAGGCATGTTCCTCGATGTTTCGAAAAACCCAGGGATCATGGAGAGGGTTGAGCAGGTTTCCGAGAAAATAGCCCGGGGAGAGCTTGAAGGAGTCAGTCTTCAAATAGAGGTTAACAAGGTTGTGCTGAAAACCCTGGCCGACAAGCATGTTTGCGGGCTACATAAATTGGTTGATGAAACCGTAAACCCGGTTACCTGCAACATATGCCCCACGCTCTTCGCCGAAGCCATCAAATAA
- a CDS encoding ABC transporter ATP-binding protein, producing the protein MPLLELDRIVMEFDIGSFGRKKKVRAVDNVSLSIDKGLIYGLVGESGSGKSTLGRVTLRLYKPVSGRVLFDGQDITGLPESKLRPLRRRMQLIPQDPYGAVNPVQTIGEALSEPLIVHYGLETREAMEQVKAMLENVGLTPAEDFISRRPFNLSGGQLQRAVIARAMLLKPEYIVADEPTSNLDASIRASIVKLLLDFKEKYNQSLLFITHDIVLLSLIADRIGVMYLAQLVEEGPSDEVIKNPLHPYTRALLSAIPLVSQELGFEKIILKGEIGDPANPPTGCRLHPRCPYASQKCAKEEPPFIELAAGRKVKCWLYASG; encoded by the coding sequence ATGCCGCTACTTGAACTTGACAGGATAGTGATGGAGTTTGATATAGGTTCTTTCGGCAGGAAGAAGAAGGTTAGAGCTGTTGATAATGTATCGTTAAGCATTGACAAGGGATTGATATATGGATTGGTTGGCGAGAGCGGTAGCGGGAAGTCCACGTTAGGGAGGGTAACGCTCAGGCTTTACAAGCCGGTGTCAGGGAGGGTGTTGTTTGATGGACAGGATATTACAGGACTACCTGAGAGCAAGCTGAGGCCTTTGAGAAGGAGGATGCAGCTAATCCCTCAGGACCCATACGGGGCTGTTAACCCTGTTCAGACAATAGGCGAGGCTTTATCAGAACCCCTGATAGTGCACTATGGGTTGGAGACGCGTGAGGCGATGGAACAGGTTAAGGCAATGCTGGAGAACGTTGGCCTTACTCCAGCGGAGGATTTCATTAGCAGGAGGCCTTTTAACCTGAGCGGGGGGCAGTTGCAGAGAGCTGTTATAGCTAGGGCTATGTTGTTGAAACCGGAGTACATTGTTGCTGATGAACCCACCAGTAATTTAGACGCCTCCATAAGGGCTTCCATAGTGAAGCTCCTGCTGGATTTCAAGGAGAAGTATAATCAATCACTATTGTTCATTACACACGACATAGTTTTGCTCAGCCTAATAGCGGATAGGATAGGGGTAATGTATCTTGCCCAGCTGGTTGAGGAAGGGCCCAGCGATGAAGTCATTAAGAACCCTCTACACCCGTATACACGGGCTCTTTTATCCGCAATCCCCCTGGTCAGCCAGGAGCTAGGGTTCGAGAAAATCATCCTGAAAGGGGAGATAGGGGATCCTGCTAACCCGCCCACAGGCTGCAGGTTGCACCCAAGGTGCCCATACGCTAGTCAAAAATGCGCTAAGGAGGAGCCTCCATTCATCGAATTAGCCGCTGGGAGAAAGGTAAAGTGCTGGCTTTACGCGAGTGGTTAA
- a CDS encoding cytosine permease, whose protein sequence is MPEDVKPVGYVENESLLPIPSDKRLYGIGTFTWMMFSMNVCIPLFFLGSIGLQLGLSVTEVALGALLGNLATTVILFLNGLPGVKYGIPYPVQLRPSWGFKGSKIPVVLRGIVGAGWYGIEAYSGSLAILMVALYILGYAGRDPVAIASAAFRYVVFVVALYVAFATIVTAKGLGMIARVVNVTGPLLLVYFIWLTLQLSTQQIPETGGGGAGLFPRSFALYLAIQTNFWATMSLNISDLSRGLYADKRGLRALIIGPLTGIVLTAVVASILGYYLTMYTGYSTPQEIILYTAPGVIAIVLGQVFASLAPFSTDITANIPALVNILTSCFKMKWRSAVVIAGFIGFLLAPWWAVEKGPDIINYVSAFTSNYGLILGPIAGIMIADYYLVRGNYDLRKLYMNGPEGYWYGDGYNKAAILTYVMSIIIIYAISYVMGDITIVGGVPFPTSLSWYIGVVVATLLYFAITRKH, encoded by the coding sequence ATGCCCGAGGATGTAAAACCGGTTGGCTATGTGGAAAACGAATCTCTTCTACCAATACCTTCAGATAAGAGGCTCTACGGTATTGGAACATTCACCTGGATGATGTTCAGCATGAACGTCTGTATCCCACTGTTCTTCCTCGGATCCATAGGGCTTCAACTAGGGCTCAGCGTTACCGAGGTTGCTCTCGGAGCATTGCTGGGGAATCTTGCGACAACGGTGATATTGTTTCTCAACGGTCTTCCAGGGGTTAAGTATGGCATACCTTACCCTGTGCAGCTGAGGCCTAGCTGGGGTTTTAAGGGCTCTAAAATACCGGTGGTTCTCAGGGGGATTGTCGGGGCTGGGTGGTACGGTATTGAAGCATACAGTGGCTCGCTAGCAATACTGATGGTTGCCCTGTACATTCTCGGATATGCTGGGAGGGATCCTGTTGCAATAGCTTCGGCAGCGTTCCGCTACGTTGTCTTCGTTGTAGCATTATACGTTGCTTTCGCAACGATCGTGACGGCTAAGGGTCTTGGGATGATTGCCAGAGTGGTTAACGTGACCGGGCCGTTGCTCCTGGTTTACTTCATATGGCTGACCCTGCAGCTGTCGACTCAGCAAATCCCTGAGACCGGGGGTGGTGGGGCAGGCTTGTTCCCCCGAAGCTTCGCACTATACCTGGCTATTCAAACAAACTTCTGGGCTACTATGAGCCTTAACATATCCGATCTTTCCAGAGGGCTTTACGCTGACAAGAGAGGTTTAAGGGCGTTGATTATTGGCCCGTTAACGGGGATTGTGTTAACGGCTGTGGTAGCATCGATACTGGGTTACTACTTGACTATGTACACCGGGTATTCAACACCACAGGAGATAATACTTTACACTGCGCCAGGGGTTATAGCGATAGTCCTTGGACAGGTCTTCGCGTCCCTAGCTCCATTCAGCACTGATATCACGGCAAACATTCCAGCACTAGTGAACATTCTAACATCATGCTTCAAAATGAAGTGGCGTAGCGCGGTCGTGATAGCGGGCTTCATAGGCTTCCTGCTCGCCCCATGGTGGGCTGTTGAGAAGGGCCCAGACATCATCAACTATGTTTCAGCATTCACTAGCAATTACGGGCTGATCCTGGGGCCCATAGCAGGAATCATGATAGCAGACTACTACTTGGTTAGGGGGAACTATGATTTGCGGAAACTATACATGAATGGTCCCGAGGGCTACTGGTATGGAGACGGGTACAACAAGGCCGCTATCCTAACATACGTGATGTCTATAATCATCATATACGCCATCAGCTACGTGATGGGCGATATAACCATCGTAGGAGGCGTACCGTTTCCGACAAGCCTGAGCTGGTATATAGGAGTGGTTGTTGCAACCCTACTCTACTTTGCAATAACTAGAAAGCATTGA
- a CDS encoding DUF438 domain-containing protein gives MNHVSKEKVEIVKNLLKRIHEGESYEELRKEFSHILSQITPFEIVTVEQELVREGVSVSEILKMCDIHLDLFKNVLASRELKDIPKGHPLDLLISENDEILKTSEALGLYAGLLAQALKNGDAENASKALANVKSLITIAKNQLRSHYRKNQMVLFPYLERRGIYAIPRVLWGREDQVIVKIRELLSLLDKVVVNPLSEEYAKVSEIATQLSRDIADLVFRENKILYPALWVLLSEGEWAGVDKVAGKLGFFVKQDKHEWTPSEEPKYPYQVVAEITPEQAERLPEEVKGVIGSTSFQPDDYSVVREGDLEFETGFLSREEVEALFKSLPLEITYADVNNRVRFFSESSVSGGFPRAKTILGRRLEYCHPPRLEQYVARNVEALKTGREKYRVFWTRLGDRIIRVLLVAVRKPDGELLGVAEIVEDFTEVLNNPEEIMKKIVVL, from the coding sequence TTGAACCATGTTAGCAAGGAGAAGGTAGAAATCGTGAAGAATTTGCTTAAAAGAATCCATGAAGGAGAAAGCTATGAGGAGTTGAGGAAGGAGTTCTCGCATATTCTATCACAGATTACTCCCTTTGAAATAGTCACGGTTGAACAGGAGCTCGTCAGGGAAGGCGTATCCGTAAGCGAGATATTGAAGATGTGTGATATCCACCTGGATTTATTCAAAAACGTCCTCGCATCCAGGGAGCTCAAAGACATTCCCAAGGGGCATCCCCTGGACCTGCTAATTTCCGAGAACGATGAGATATTGAAGACTTCGGAAGCCCTCGGCCTTTACGCAGGCCTCTTAGCCCAAGCCTTGAAGAATGGTGATGCCGAAAATGCTTCAAAAGCCTTAGCAAACGTTAAATCACTGATCACTATTGCGAAGAACCAGCTGAGAAGCCATTACAGGAAGAACCAGATGGTTCTCTTCCCTTACTTGGAGAGGAGAGGCATCTACGCTATTCCCAGGGTTCTATGGGGTAGGGAGGACCAGGTTATTGTAAAGATAAGGGAGTTGCTGAGTTTGCTCGATAAGGTTGTTGTGAACCCGTTAAGCGAGGAGTACGCCAAGGTTTCGGAGATTGCTACACAGCTCTCAAGGGATATCGCTGACCTAGTGTTCCGTGAGAACAAAATCCTCTACCCAGCACTATGGGTTCTTTTATCGGAAGGTGAGTGGGCAGGGGTTGACAAAGTGGCTGGAAAACTAGGCTTCTTCGTGAAGCAGGATAAGCATGAGTGGACGCCGTCTGAGGAGCCGAAGTATCCGTATCAAGTGGTTGCGGAGATAACCCCTGAGCAGGCTGAAAGACTTCCTGAGGAGGTGAAGGGTGTTATCGGCTCTACGAGTTTTCAACCAGATGACTACTCTGTAGTGAGAGAAGGCGATCTTGAGTTTGAAACAGGCTTCCTCTCGCGTGAGGAGGTTGAGGCATTGTTTAAATCCCTCCCACTTGAGATCACCTACGCTGACGTGAACAATAGGGTGAGATTCTTCAGCGAGAGCAGTGTTTCAGGAGGATTTCCTCGCGCAAAAACCATTCTTGGGCGCAGGCTTGAATACTGCCACCCTCCCAGGCTTGAGCAGTATGTTGCAAGAAATGTTGAAGCCTTGAAAACGGGCAGGGAGAAATACAGGGTTTTCTGGACGAGGCTTGGGGACAGGATCATAAGGGTTTTACTCGTAGCTGTGAGAAAGCCTGACGGGGAGCTACTCGGCGTTGCAGAGATTGTGGAAGACTTCACCGAAGTATTGAATAATCCTGAAGAGATCATGAAGAAGATAGTGGTGTTGTAG
- a CDS encoding ABC transporter permease — protein MGLARYVLIRGLLIIPTIIVLYTLVFIVLRILPGNPVLAALGTKNIPEEQLIAIMKDLGLDKPLYQQYFEYLVNFLQGDMGKSMIVRGRAIASDIADKLPATIELSVWAMAFSLLIGVGTGYLAGNSERESVRNFARLTGSITYVIFIPALGIFLQLVFSQWLRILPSGGRLSTGFYLKPVTGLYTIDSLLQLNIPAFVDAVKHIVLPAFTLGLVLSGPFTRLTLNNMVKIRESKMVTAYYARGVREELVSRHVFRHVLIPVATYAGLQFALLLGGAVLTETTFNWPGIGTYLVDKVMYRDYTAIQAVVIIFAFIVGLTSLIVDVLYALIDPRVRY, from the coding sequence ATGGGCCTGGCCCGTTACGTGCTAATAAGGGGTTTGCTAATAATTCCCACGATCATTGTCTTGTACACTCTTGTCTTCATAGTTTTAAGGATACTGCCTGGGAACCCTGTTTTAGCTGCGCTGGGAACTAAGAACATCCCTGAAGAACAGTTGATCGCTATTATGAAGGATCTGGGGCTTGATAAACCGTTGTACCAGCAGTATTTCGAGTACTTGGTAAACTTTCTCCAAGGAGATATGGGCAAGTCCATGATAGTGAGGGGTAGGGCTATTGCGAGCGATATAGCGGACAAGCTCCCAGCAACCATAGAGCTTTCCGTGTGGGCTATGGCTTTCAGCCTCTTAATAGGTGTGGGAACCGGGTATTTAGCAGGCAACAGCGAGAGGGAGTCGGTTAGAAACTTCGCGAGGCTGACGGGCTCTATCACATATGTGATATTCATACCAGCCCTGGGAATATTCCTCCAGCTGGTGTTCTCTCAATGGCTCAGGATACTTCCTTCAGGCGGCAGATTATCCACCGGTTTCTACCTTAAACCTGTCACCGGGCTCTACACTATAGACTCACTACTCCAGCTCAATATTCCAGCCTTTGTGGACGCTGTGAAACACATAGTTCTGCCAGCTTTCACCCTGGGCCTCGTCCTATCCGGCCCTTTCACAAGGCTAACGCTTAACAACATGGTTAAGATCAGGGAGTCTAAGATGGTTACAGCTTACTATGCGAGAGGGGTCAGGGAGGAGCTTGTGTCCCGCCACGTCTTCAGGCACGTGTTAATACCGGTGGCAACTTACGCGGGATTACAATTCGCCCTCCTGCTTGGAGGGGCTGTTTTAACGGAGACGACTTTCAACTGGCCCGGCATAGGCACCTATTTGGTCGACAAGGTAATGTACAGGGATTACACTGCTATACAAGCAGTAGTGATAATATTTGCCTTCATAGTAGGGTTGACCAGTTTAATCGTGGACGTTCTCTACGCATTGATAGATCCCAGGGTGAGGTATTAA
- a CDS encoding UDP-N-acetylglucosamine--N-acetylmuramyl-(pentapeptide) pyrophosphoryl-undecaprenol N-acetylglucosamine transferase has translation MLRGLVIAGYGGHAGYAFSAAYELAKHGVELDILLPKGYEHLSKKFTRLGKLRYAVLPRKPLEPFHRGIHRWLAGFASTAWLVKEKYDFVFAAGSNFSIPASAWLKLFKGTPVYVVEDVNRFSKPAKAVKILHMLGAKVLLHWEEQKALYDDGIVVGPLHEPALHQPSDEGYLLVTLGTLGSSEVFEAVVRLSFEKVVVQTGDIDPTPFISRKPHWVFFKHVDDFHKWLAGASVVVTHPGTTAVTARLAYGKPVVIVYSKRHSPLYPREDVEMLASKLKAVFIDQVTPGNLEAALQEAAKLEKPLYENGARNASEFILRDCLKT, from the coding sequence ATGTTGAGAGGTCTTGTAATCGCTGGGTACGGGGGACACGCCGGCTATGCTTTCTCAGCGGCTTACGAGCTTGCCAAGCATGGTGTGGAATTAGACATATTGCTTCCAAAAGGCTACGAGCACCTGTCCAAGAAGTTCACCAGGCTGGGGAAGTTGCGTTACGCCGTCCTCCCTCGAAAGCCGCTGGAGCCTTTCCACCGTGGAATCCACAGGTGGCTGGCAGGGTTTGCCAGCACAGCATGGCTTGTCAAGGAGAAGTATGATTTCGTCTTCGCTGCTGGCTCCAACTTCTCCATACCCGCCTCAGCATGGCTTAAGCTGTTTAAAGGCACGCCGGTGTACGTTGTTGAAGATGTTAACAGGTTTTCCAAGCCTGCTAAAGCTGTTAAAATCCTTCACATGCTGGGAGCCAAGGTTCTCCTCCACTGGGAGGAGCAAAAAGCGCTTTACGATGATGGAATCGTTGTTGGACCTTTACACGAGCCCGCACTCCACCAGCCTAGTGACGAAGGGTATTTGCTGGTAACTCTTGGAACACTGGGATCATCAGAGGTTTTCGAAGCCGTGGTAAGACTTAGCTTTGAGAAAGTGGTTGTTCAAACTGGCGACATAGATCCCACCCCCTTCATCTCCAGGAAGCCTCACTGGGTTTTCTTCAAACATGTTGACGACTTCCACAAGTGGCTTGCAGGGGCATCAGTGGTTGTCACCCACCCGGGCACGACCGCCGTCACCGCCAGGCTCGCGTATGGGAAACCCGTAGTGATAGTCTACTCTAAAAGGCATTCACCGCTCTATCCTAGAGAAGACGTTGAAATGCTTGCATCCAAGCTGAAAGCGGTTTTCATAGACCAAGTAACTCCTGGTAATCTAGAGGCTGCTTTACAGGAAGCCGCCAAGCTTGAAAAACCTTTATACGAGAACGGGGCTCGGAACGCTTCAGAATTCATATTAAGGGATTGCTTAAAAACATGA
- a CDS encoding ABC transporter permease, with product MRLGRLNTYIIIGLAMIAFFTFMAVFADFIAPYSPVEKVGPERSPPSREYLMGTDNLGRDMFSRIVYGSRIILVVVFLSVLVSGSVGTILGLLSGYVGGFIDKVASFVMDSLYAFPSLILAIALSVALGTSPLNAAIAIAVVYIPTYFRMIRGQVLSLKNELFIEAARALGIPSSRIITRHILPHLTQTLMVVFSMNSADAVLTEAALSFLGLTVQPPEPDWGFDLYKGKGFILSGDWWLLAFPGLMITLLAIGFALLSEGVSLKFGGRD from the coding sequence ATGAGGCTTGGGAGATTAAACACTTACATAATTATTGGCCTTGCCATGATAGCGTTCTTCACATTCATGGCTGTTTTCGCTGACTTCATAGCCCCCTACTCTCCCGTGGAGAAAGTCGGCCCTGAGAGAAGCCCTCCATCCCGCGAGTATTTGATGGGCACGGATAATCTTGGAAGAGACATGTTTTCAAGAATCGTCTACGGGAGCAGGATTATATTGGTAGTTGTCTTCCTATCCGTGCTCGTGAGCGGGAGCGTTGGAACGATCCTCGGTCTTTTAAGCGGCTACGTCGGCGGATTTATCGACAAGGTTGCATCATTCGTAATGGATTCCCTTTACGCCTTCCCATCCCTGATTCTTGCGATAGCGTTATCTGTTGCGCTCGGGACGAGTCCCTTGAACGCTGCCATAGCCATAGCGGTGGTCTACATTCCAACCTATTTCAGGATGATCAGGGGCCAGGTGTTGAGCTTGAAGAACGAGCTCTTCATCGAGGCTGCCAGGGCCCTCGGGATCCCGTCTTCAAGGATAATTACAAGACATATTCTTCCACACCTAACTCAGACTTTAATGGTAGTGTTCAGCATGAACAGTGCCGACGCCGTGCTCACCGAGGCAGCGCTGAGCTTCCTCGGCTTAACCGTCCAACCCCCGGAGCCTGACTGGGGTTTCGACCTCTACAAGGGTAAAGGCTTCATCCTCTCAGGAGACTGGTGGCTGCTAGCATTCCCCGGGCTCATGATAACTCTTCTAGCAATAGGCTTCGCCCTGCTCAGCGAGGGCGTTTCCCTAAAGTTCGGGGGGAGGGATTAA